From Pyrenophora tritici-repentis strain M4 chromosome 1, whole genome shotgun sequence, the proteins below share one genomic window:
- a CDS encoding putative er-associated proteolytic system protein has translation MANVLQGGDGMMGGVGGFPLEQWFYEMPICTRWWMTAALSASVLVQCHIISPFQLFYSVRTVFFKSQYWRLLTTFFYFGPLSLDLLYHIFFLQRYARLLEESSGRSTAHFAWLLTFASTLLLCIAPMFSMAFLGSALSSTLIYIWSRKNPDTMLSFLGLLVFKAPYLPWVLLAFSLIMHGTVPKDEMCGIVVGHIWYYFNDIYPPLHNNHSPLDPPAWWIRLIQGRPAPVEEQTEDEVPMDVDHNDPVETAPAQ, from the exons ATGGCAAACGTACTTCAAGGCGGGGATGGCATGATGGGAGGGGTTGGCGGCTTTCCACTCGAGCAGTGGTTCTACGAGATGCCCATCTGTACTCGGTGGTGGATGACGGCGGCGTTGAGTGCTAGTGTGTTGGTGCAATGTCACATCATTTCACCCTTCCAGCTGTTCTACAGCGTTCGGACAGTCTTCTTCAAGAGCCAG TACTGGCGATTACTCACAACCTTCTTCTACTTCGGTCCCCTCAGTCTCGACCTTCTCTACCACATATTCTTCCTCCAGCGCTATGCGCGACTCCTCGAGGAGTCGTCTGGTCGCTCCACAGCACACTTTGCCTGGCTCCTCACATTCGCCTCCACGCTCCTCCTCTGCATCGCACCCATGTTTTCCATGGCTTTCCTCGGCTCGGCCCTATCAAGCACCCTCATCTACATCTGGAGCAGAAAGAACCCGGATACCATGCTCAGCTTCCTAGGCTTGCTCGTCTTCAAGGCGCCGTACCTTCCTTGGGTGCTGTTGGCATTTTCGCTCATCATGCATGGCACCGTGCCCAAAGATGAGATGTGCGGCATCGTCGTTGGCCACA TTTGGTACTACTTCAACGACATCTACCCGCCGCTGCACAACAACCACAGCCCTCTCGACCCTCCCGCCTGGTGGATTCGCCTGATTCAAGGACGTCCAGCTCCTGTGGAAGAGCAAACAGAGGACGAGGTACCTATGGATGTCGACCACAATGACCCGGTCGAGACTGCGCCTGCTCAGTGA
- a CDS encoding HHT1, Histones H3 and H4 — MAPKSPARRNKARPSRGGRVSVGSRKESGKRLGQPGPAPDRAKKRYKPGTVALREIKRYQKTTDLLLLKLPFQRLVREIAQSVTTEDGPNRWQSQAIMALQEATEAFLVNLFHDANLCAIHAKRVTIQQKDIQLARRLRAAWGAPV; from the exons ATGGCACCAAAATCGCCAGCGAGGCGCAATAAGGCGCGTCCATCGCGGGGTGGAAGAGTGAGCGTCGGAAGCAGAAAGGAATCCGGGAAGCGAC TTGGACAGCCAGGCCCTGCTCCAGACCGCGCGAAGAAGCGGTACAAGCCCGGTACAGTCGCGCTCCGTGAAATCAAACGATACCAGAAGACGACAGATCTGCTCCTTCTCAAACTACCATTTCAGCGACTC GTGCGTGAAATCGCCCAATCCGTCACAACCGAAGACGGTCCCAATCGATGGCAAAGTCAGGCCATCATGGCACTCCAAGAAGCCACCGAAGCTTTCCTTGTCAACCTTTTCCACGATGCAAATCTCTGTGCCATTCACGCCAAGCGCGTCACTATCCAACAAAAGGACATACAGCTCGCGCGTCGCCTGCGCGCAGCATGGGGTGCGCCGGTTTGA
- a CDS encoding Carboxypeptidase C (cathepsin A) — MVLARLSLLGTVGLLSGLVNAQFPPKPEDVTVLESKLEEGVRVSYKETNLCETTEGVRSFSGYVHLPAGALADLGVQNQTYEINTHFWFFESRKDPANAPLSIWMNGGPGSSSMLGLLRENGPCHVGSDSNSTYLNEWSWNNEVNMLYLDQPVQVGLSYDKLVNITSDLSTGQVKVVDFTNGSVPEQNNTFYVGTYPSQNSNLTTRGTENSARALWNFAQVWFQEFPEHKPNDDRISISTESYGGRYGPAFAAYFQEQNDKIKNGTWTEVGQTHILHLDTLLIINGCIDRYVQWPGYPMMAYNNTYGIKAINESRYEEALNNLYRPSGCLSQIENCRNLSLIYDPTNQGFNTTVNKVCQAAETFCSTTIRDPYFDTDVNYYDISAPGTASFPRPYYQGFLSQPHVQQALGVPLNWTQSNSAVSTAFRAIGDYPRPGWKEDLGYLLESGIKVTLVYGDRDYACNWYGGELLSLAIPYDNTTAFAAAGYAPVIVNETYIGGQVRQYGNLSFTRVYEAGHEVPAYQPETAYKIFTRALFNRDIATGNVSTAVNPAYATDGPSSVANITNEPIVDEGAQCYVLDPDTCTEEQYESVVNGSALVRNWIVVDANTTYLFPELGDNGGY, encoded by the exons ATGGTCCTAGCCAGGCTTTCGTTGCTGGGAACAGTCGGTCTTTTGAGCGGCCTTGTCAATGCCCAATTCCCTCCGAAACCAGAGGATGTGACCGTTCTAGAGTCGAAGCTGGAAGAGGGCGTGAGGGTTTCGTACAAAGAG ACCAACCTCTGCGAAACTACAGAAGGTGTTCGCAGTTTCTCCGGCTATGTTCATCTTCCTGCTGGAGCGCTCGCAGACCTCGGCGTCCAAAACCAGACATATGAGATCAACACGCACTTTTGGTTTTTCGAGTCAAGAAAAGATCCTGCAAACGCACCCCTGTCAATATGGATGAATG GTGGGCCTGGTTCCAGTTCCATGCTCGGGCTTCTACGCGAAAACGGGCCTTGCCATGTCGGTTCCGACTCCAACAGCACCTATCTCAATGAGTGGTCGTGGAATAATGAGG TCAACATGCTATATCTTGATCAGCCGGTGCAGGTTGGACTGAGCTACGACAAATTGGTCAACATCACCAGTGACCTCTCTACCGGACAAGTGAAAGTTGTAGACTTCACAAACGGATCCGTCCCGGAACAGAATAACACCTTTTATGTCGGCACGTACCCTAGCCAAAACTCCAATCTCACCACTCGCGGCACAGAGAACTCTGCACGAGCGCTGTGGAACTTTGCCCAGGTCTGGTTCCAAGAGTTTCCCGAACATAAGCCCAACGATGACAGGATCTCTATTTCAACCGAGTCGTACGGAGGACGCTACGGACCTGCTTTTGCTGCCTACTTCCAGGAACAGAACGACAAGATCAAGAACGGAACTTGGACTGAAGTTGGACAGACCCATATTCTTCATCTTGATACACTGCTCATCATCAATGGCTGTATCGACCGCTACGTTCAATGGCCAGGCTACCCCATGATGGCGTACAACAACACATATGGTATCAAGGCCATCAATGAGTCTCGTTACGAGGAAGCACTCAACAACCTCTACCGCCCCAGCGGCTGCCTTTCGCAAATCGAAAACTGCCGTAACCTGAGTCTCATATACGACCCCACCAACCAAGGTTTCAACACCACAGTCAACAAAGTATGCCAAGCAGCCGAAACATTTTGTTCCACAACAATCCGCGACCCCTacttcgacacagacgtAAACTACTACGACATCTCCGCGCCCGGCACAGCATCCTTCCCGCGCCCATACTACCAAGGTTTCCTAAGCCAACCTCACGTCCAACAAGCCCTCGGCGTCCCCCTCAACTGGACGCAATCCAATTCCGCCGTCTCAACCGCCTTCCGCGCCATCGGCGACTACCCCCGCCCCGGCTGGAAAGAAGATTTAGGCTACTTATTAGAATCCGGAATTAAAGTAACGCTCGTCTACGGCGACAGAGACTACGCTTGTAACTGGTACGGCGGTGAACTCCTCTCCCTCGCCATCCCTTACGATAACACGACCGCCTTCGCCGCCGCGGGATACGCCCCCGTCATCGTAAACGAGACTTACATTGGCGGCCAGGTGCGTCAATATGGTAATTTATCTTTTACCCGCGTGTATGAAGCTGGTCATGAGGTTCCTGCGTACCAACCCGAGACTGCGTATAAGATTTTTACTCGCGCGCTGTTTAATCGCGACATCGCCACTGGCAACGTTTCCACAGCCGTGAATCCTGCGTACGCTACTGATGGGCCGAGTAGTGTGGCAAATATTACAAACGAGCCTATTGTTGATGAGGGCGCGCAGTGTTATGTGCTTGATCCTGATACTTGTACTGAGGAGCAGTATGAATCTGTCGTTAATGGGTCGGCACTGGTGAGAAATTGGATTGTTGTGGATGCTAATACTACGTATTTGTTTCCGGAGCTGGGGGATAATGGGGGTTATTAA
- a CDS encoding MelB, Na+-melibiose symporter and related transporter yields the protein MFILPSVPLDPEIRSLSYKERIRELDLLGATVGITAMILFNFAWNQAPGFGWEQPYIYAMLIVGILLFPVFFWIEIKVSEKPLIPLDALSTDVSFVLTCIMCGWAAFGIWVYYYFQFLQRLRGESPLLTIAHTCPVAISGFIAAITTGHVISRIGPGWVMLISMLAFLTGNILVATMPIQQIYWAQAFVTTLVIPWGMDMSFPAATLIMSNAVAKRHQGMAASLVNTVVNYSISIGVGIAGTVEAHVNNGGTRVEDELAGYRGALYVSVGLSGIGVVTSLVFLLKMWMRQRRT from the exons ATGTTTATCCTCCCATCAGTGCCTTTGGATCCGGAGATACGCAGTCTTTCGTACAAGGAGCGGATTCGAGAGCTGGATTTGCTTGGTGCAACAGTCGGCATCACGGCCATGATTCTCTTCAACTTTGCGTGGAACCAAGCTCCGGGCTTCGGATGGGAGCAGCCGTATATCTACGCAATGTTGATTGTGGGCATCCTTCTCTTTCCTGTCTTCTTCTGGATTGAGATCAAGGTGTCTGAGAAACCACTAATTCCGCTCGATGCACTCAGTACGGACGTCTCGTTTGTGCTGACATGCATCATGTGTGGCTGGGCTGCTTTTG GCATTTGGGTTTACTACTACTTCCAGTTTTTGCAACGACTGCGAGGCGAATCGCCACTTCTCACCATAGCGCACACATGTCCTGTGGCGATATCGGGAttcatcgccgccatcacTACCGGCCATGTCATCTCGCGCATCGGTCCGGGCTGGGTCATGCTCATCAGTATGCTTGCCTTCTTGACAGGTAACATACTCGTTGCTACCATGCCCATACAGCAAATCTACTGGGCGCAGGCTTTTGTGACAACCTTGGTCATTCCTTGGGGCATGGATATGAGCTTCCCGGCTGCTACGCTGATCATGAGCAACGCTGTGGCAAAGAGGCACCAGGGCATGGCCGCCAGTCTGGTGAATACAGTGGTGAACTACAGTATCAGCATTGGTGTAGGTATTGCGGGTACAGTGGAGGCGCATGTGAATAATGGTGGGACAAGGGTAGAAGATGAGCTGGCTGGGTATCGTGGGGCGTTGTATGTCAGCGTAGGGTTGAGCGGCATTGGTGTCGTGACTAGTTTGGTGTTCCTGCTTAAGATGTGGATGAGGCAAAGGAGGACATGA
- a CDS encoding F-box multi-domain protein: MASSNPPIYQLPDELLIHVASYLPDSTAPTHLRNLSLVSRKLRPAAQETLHGTVKLIVSCGCHPKVNAVLKLLRTLLDRPDLALKVKTLRMRTVRKNIAKLCDDQGFDLEPLRTRSLARLGELGYTKSHPWYRTVQNSIESGFAGVLMTLVPTLTHLDFWVKDHHRGPPSGECVSGLFGGLGLPDIIVKTWANLQHLTTSDTHVLKCNVQLDNLKSLDLKTVSIGTVLRLNGPGCLHGAENLEDLAMSVSMGFADRILMDTTEIELSSLFEALSCNHLRSLKLVLVNDGYHEGLHALDPGLGLDVGYFVDQIDSVKHSLESLTIMLETADDDVALEFSVDNMISPKLSMRHFTALKHLVVLQAFICDFNNDDDWADNSCMPDELPQNLETLEIIYPTPLIEEWAKCLRSEDEEILPNLRELTLTCSEGVGMPAQVFEDETQDTTWSDLSEEGIETYVFCQTRQVRHNVKDLFSRRHSSEDDDTDEDMPDLSNSVD, translated from the exons ATGGCGTCGTCCAATCCGCCCATCTACCAGCTGCCAGACGAACTGTTAATACATGTCGCCTCTTACCTGCCTGATTCAACTGCCCCCACACACCTGAGGAACCTCTCTCTCGTATCGCGCAAACTCCGTCCAGCCGCCCAGGAAACCTTGCACGGCACAGTGAAATTGATCGTTTCCTGTGGTTGCCACCCCAAGGTCAACGCGGTGCTAAAGCTACTCCGTACACTGTTGGACCGTCCGGACCTAGCCTTAAAAGTCAAGACTCTTCGCATGAGAACGGTTCGCAAGAACATTGCTAAGCTATGTGACGACCAGGGCTTTGACCTTGAGCCTTTGCGCACGCGAAGTCTGGCGAGACTGGGAGAGCTGGGTTACACAAAGTCGCATCCGTGGTACCGCACTGTCCAAAACTCCATTGAATCAGGCTTCGCTGGAGTGTTGATGACACTGGTTCCAACCCTCACTCACCTCGATTTCTGGGTAAAAGATCATCATCGCGGCCCACCGTCAGGCGAGTGTGTCTCTGGGCTCTTTGGGGGTCTGGGCCTTCCAGATATCATCGTCAAGACATGGGCTAATCTACAACATCTCACAACGAGCGATACGCATGTGTTGAAGTGTAATGTTCAGCTCGACAATCTCAAGAGCCTTGACCTAAAGACAGTATCCATTGGCACCGTGCTGCGTCTGAACGGTCCAGGATGTCTCCATGGAGCCGAGAACCTTGAAGATCTAGCTATGAGCGTCTCAATGGGGTTTGCGGATCGCATCTTGATGGATACAACAGAGATCGAGCTCAGTAGCCTTTTCGAGGCGCTGAGCTGCAACCACCTCCGAAGTCTCAAACTAGTTCT TGTCAACGATGGCTATCACGAAGGCCTCCATGCTCTGGACCCAGGTTTAGGGCTTGACGTGGGATACTTCGTGGATCAGATCGACAGCGTTAAACACAGTCTGGAAAGCCTCACCATTATGCTCGAGACGGCGGACGACGATGTTGCCCTCGAATTCAGTGTTGACAACATGATCAGTCCGAAGTTGTCTATGAGGCACTTTACTGCTCTAAAACATCTCGTCGTGCTACAGGCTTTCATTTGCGATTTcaacaacgacgacgacTGGGCAGATAATTCTTGTATGCCCGACGAACTACCACAAAACCTGGAGACGCTGGAAATCATATACCCTACTCCACTCATAGAAGAGTGGGCCAAGTGTCTACGAAGTGAAGACGAGGAGATACTACCGAATCTTCGGGAGCTTACATTGACCTGCAGTGAAGGGGTAGGCATGCCTGCACAAGTTTTTGAAGATGAGACGCAGGACACGACTTGGTCGGACTTGTCGGAAGAAGGAATCGAGACGTATGTCTTCTGTCAAACCCGGCAAGTTCGACATAACGTGAAAGATCTCTTTTCAAGGCGCCATTCGAGTGAGGATGACGATACTGATGAAGATATGCCGGACCTATCGAATTCAGTGGACTAG
- a CDS encoding AraJ, Arabinose efflux permease, whose product MDQIHKLNVVHRLEKRSLLIAINCIAGLSILFFGYDQGMMGGVNTAYDYYTLMGFGHRGPDGGPVVDDTLLQGGIVSVYYLGTLVGCLVGGSVGDRFGRIKTIFLGAAVATVGAALQCSAMNHEWMICARLVNGWGTGILNSIIPVWATETAEHTSRGQFIAIEFTLNIFGVVIAYWLEYACSFYGDGTSSFIWRFPIAFQIPMLLILMAGVMFFPESPRWLIKMGREAEGRYVLARLRGDSGEDKERAETEFQEIVASCELERSNFRKQSYFHMLFGIGSGKLHTGRRVQLVIWLQIMQEWIGIAGVTIYAPTIFGIAGMSPSKRQWISGLNNIFYMFATLICVFTLDRIGRRWTCYWGSVGQGIAMALAGGFSYLGQQATKDGDLSKASSYGNAAVSMVFIFTAVFGATWLTVPWLYPAEIFPLEVRAKGNAWGVVGWSIGNGWLTLLCPIMFEALGEKTLYIFAACNAITIPMVWALYPETNQRTLEEIDLLFASDSIWNWEAEKNFAALRDELTYHTAATAKKDDIEQLSRRGSKSSAARGASIHVDKL is encoded by the exons ATGGATCAGATACACAAGCTCAATGTCGTTCATCGACTTGAGAAGCGCAGCTTGCTCATTGC AATCAACTGCATCGCCGGTCTATCGATCCTATTCTTCGGTTACGACCAGGGTATGATGGGTGGTGTCAACACGGCATATGACTACTACACCCTCATGGGCTTCGGCCACAGAGGTCCTGATGGCGGCCCCGTGGTTGACGATACTTTACTGCAGGGAGGCATCGTGTCCGTCTACTACCTTGGAACACTCGTAGGGTGTCTGGTGGGTGGCTCGGTTGGTGACCGCTTTGGACGCATCAAGACTATTTTCCTCGGAGCAGCTGTCGCGACGGTCGGTGCAGCCCTACAGTGCTCAGCGATGAACCACGAATGGATGATTTGCGCACGTCTGGTCAATGGTTGGGGTACTGGTATCCTGAACTCCATTATTCCCGTTTGGGCGACGGAGACTGCGGAGCATACCTCGCGAGGTCAATTCATCGCAATCGAGTTTACCCTCAACATCTTTGGTGTGGTGATTGCGTACTGGCTGGAATACGCATGCTCCTTCTACGGCGACGGCACCTCTTCCTTCATCTGGCGCTTCCCCATCGCGTTCCAAATCCCAATGCTCTTGATTCTCATGGCAGGCGTTATGTTCTTCCCAGAGTCGCCGCGTTGGCTCATCAAGATGGGTCGTGAGGCTGAAGGGCGCTACGTCCTAGCGCGCCTCCGAGGCGACTCGGGTGAAGACAAGGAAAGAGCCGAGACTGAATTCCAAGAAATCGTAGCTTCCTGCGAGCTTGAACGCTCAAACTTCAGGAAGCAGAGCTACTTCCATATGCTGTTTGGTATCGGCTCTGGCAAGCTACACACCGGTCGCCGCGTGCAGCTTGTCATCTGGCTCCAGATCATGCAGGAATGGATTGGTATCGCTGGTGTCACCATCTATGCGCCGACCATCTTTGGCATCGCAGGCATGAGCCCGTCCAAGCGCCAATGGATCTCCGGTCTCAACAACATCTTCTACATGTTTGCAACACTCATCTGCGTCTTCACTCTTGACCGTATCGGCCGTCGCTGGACTTGTTATTGGGGTTCCGTTGGACAGGGCATCGCAATGGCTCTCGCAGGTGGATTCTCGTATCTCGGCCAGCAAGCCACCAAGGACGGCGACCTGAGCAAAGCATCTTCATACGGAAACGCAGCTGTGTCCATGGTATTCATCTTTACGGCAGTCTTTGGCGCTACATGGCTTACCGTCCCCTGGCTTTATCCAGCAGAAATCTTCCCGCTGGAGGTGCGCGCGAAGGGAAATGCTTGGGGTGTCGTGGGTTGGTCCATTGGTAACGGTTGGCTCACGCTCCTATGCCCAATCATGTTCGAGGCCCTAGGTGAAAAGACGTTATACATATTTGCTGCTTGCAACGCCATTACCATTCCCATGGTATGGGCGCTCTACCCGGAAACGAACCAGCGTACGCTCGAGGAGATTGACTTGCTGTTCGCGTCTGACAGCATCTGGAATTGGGAGGCGGAGAAGAACTTTGCTGCCTTGAGGGATGAGCTTACTTACCATACGGCGGCGACTGCGAAAAAGGACGATATCGAACAACTTTCGCGTCGCGGGTCCAAGAGTAGTGCGGCTCGCGGTGCTAGCATTCATGTTGATAAGCTATAG
- a CDS encoding Tymo-45kd-70kd domain containing protein, with protein MKTFTTTTALFTAFIALVAATPLNHAGPSQGTGAGSPHFHGGHNGSHHHPSMNNGNHTINGTSTIRMTVTHTRTSTIFAEPTQFNNSAPAMATDGISAPFTPIDMANATPTPSSDESDDAGLAAATGLW; from the coding sequence ATGAAGACcttcaccaccaccaccgctCTTTTCACCGCATTCATCGCCCTCGTAGCTGCCACACCCCTCAACCACGCCGGCCCCTCCCAGGGCACCGGCGCAGGCTCACCACACTTTCACGGCGGTCACAACGGCAGCCACCACCATCCCAGCATGAACAATGGCAACCACACCATAAACGGTACATCCACCATCCGTATGACGGTTACCCACACACGTACATCGACTATCTTCGCCGAGCCTACACAGTTCAACAACAGTGCGCCGGCAATGGCTACAGATGGCATCTCTGCGCCGTTTACACCTATCGACATGGCTAATGCAACGCCGACACCGTCGAGTGACGAGTCTGACGACGCCGGACTCGCTGCCGCGACGGGCCTTTGGTGA
- a CDS encoding UPF0157 multi-domain protein has product MAVVVEQYNTEWPQQFERIKADLEGYLQGVDYLSIEHVGSTSVPGLAAKPFIDVDIIVTRDNVQSVIDALIANGKLDYLGELGVVDRHAFKDPSTTTRHNIYVCVDGAPQTRNHLSLRNTLCNNPTLLSEYATTKLALAATSTNIVDYIVGKSAIIQKILQASNAFSKEDLAAIARANTKGERFGGNQNPRGSSSANSS; this is encoded by the coding sequence ATGGCTGTCGTCGTCGAGCAATACAACACGGAATGGCCGCAGCAGTTTGAGAGGATAAAGGCAGATTTGGAAGGTTATCTACAAGGCGTCGACTACCTTTCGATCGAGCACGTGGGTAGTACATCAGTACCAGGTCTAGCAGCCAAACCATTCATTGACGTCGACATCATCGTCACGCGCGACAATGTTCAATCCGTCATCGATGCACTCATTGCAAACGGAAAGCTAGATTACCTCGGTGAACTAGGCGTCGTCGACCGCCATGCCTTCAAAGACCCCAGCACCACAACCCGCCACAACATCTACGTCTGCGTCGATGGTGCCCCTCAAACCCGCAATCACCTCAGTCTCCGCAACACCCTCTGCAACAACCCCACCCTCCTCTCCGAGTATGCAACCACCAAACTCGCCCTTGCAGCCACGTCGACAAACATCGTCGACTACATTGTCGGCAAAAGCGCGATAATTCAAAAGATTCTACAAGCCTCCAATGCTTTTTCCAAAGAAGACCTCGCCGCCATCGCCCGCGCAAACACAAAAGGCGAACGCTTCGGGGGCAATCAAAACCCCCGCGGCTCCTCCTCCGCGAATTCGTCGTAA
- a CDS encoding F-box multi-domain protein — MLGSAESGLLRLVDELLLNIIDHIDARDALCSLAATCSRFQGLVEPYIWRDVLVLKGEHAGRIATALDSREERTDYIKDLAIRYQDGFRDGISELNHFMGFMGKLRHLHIESPCPNNSEWQAGPVYFDGYSRIDFQNLIASAVYPRLGMQMALPMLQSLTLHAHGSGDQKFTLGRAVAMFRHPTLRDISLSCLNFDAGRDEEFDISEEEAKSTPLRSLTLIECNVDVRFLDAVMRLPKALKELSIGERLHTFPECKPSMDPEHRTSSTLFLTALERQASSLQRLTHCGGQIRYLTPRRTDPEGAAKLRSLVNLEYLELGFESHLYYYLREGGFPPELKTLKMLDSAISINAGPNIDALSVIAYRSLSTLVTDCLPRTLAPDFNLHLKFSDHAFYRLAPLAMAPNQAQSLNKLFFDRSATYKIASLLKSYSPNSHFYVSRETFPLGNSFIPPYMYGEQLPVDEIMYDSDDFWRFNGISYRIMDDENLRKEMEEEKKLRPCKTCKRRGFSLDRCRSLGDGSPCEPCRYGSVLSCEWDEVEDVVSIADLTVPVD, encoded by the exons ATGCTTGGCTCTGCCGAGAGCGGACTCTTGCGCCTGGTCGACGAACTTCTCCTCAACATCATCGACCATATTGACGCCCGGGATGCGCTATGCAGTCTTGCTGCTACATGCTCAAGATTTCAAGGGCTGGTCGAACCGTACATTTGGCGGGATGTTTTAGTCCTCAAGGGTGAGCATGCGGGTAGAATTGCCACAGCACTTGACAGCCGAGAGGAGCGCACAGACTATATAAAAGATCTGGCGATTCGGTATCAGGATGGCTTTCGAGATGGAATATCAGAACTGAACCACTTCATGGGCTTCATGGGAAAGCTACGACATTTGCACATTGAGTCTCCTTGTCCAAATAACTCGGAATGGCAGGCTGGGCCGGTCTACTTTGACGGGTATTCGAGGATCGATTTCCAGAATTTGATCGCAAGTGCGGTGTATCCACGGTTGGGCATGCAGATGGCGCTCCCGATGCTCCAGTCGC TAACGTTGCACGCACATGGCTCCGGAGATCAGAAGTTCACCCTGGGTCGGGCAGTCGCGATGTTCCGACATCCAACATTACGGGACATCAGCCTTTCTTGCCTAAACTTTGATGCAGGGAGAGATGAAGAGTTTGACATCTCCGAGGAAGAGGCCAAGTCAACGCCTCTGAGGTCCCTTACGCTCATCGAATGCAACGTTGATGTGCGGTTCCTAGATGCCGTTATGAGACTACCAAAAGCACTGAAGGAGTTGTCGATTGGCGAGCGATTGCACACTTTCCCGGAATGCAAACCCTCTATGGATCCCGAACATCGAACCTCTTCCACTCTATTTCTTACCGCACTTGAGAGGCAAGCCAGCTCTTTACAACGTTTGACCCATTGCGGAGGGCAAATCCGGTACCTTACCCCCAGGCGCACCGATCCCGAAGGCGCCGCAAAGTTGCGCTCGCTCGTGAACCTCGAGTACCTAGAGTTGGGCTTTGAATCACACCTCTATTACTACCTTCGCGAAGGAGGCTTCCCACCAGAGCTCAAGACACTGAAGATGCTGGACTCTGCAATCTCCATCAACGCTGGTCCAAACATAGATGCTCTATCCGTCATCGCCTACCGCTCACTAAGCACTCTCGTAACCGACTGCCTGCCCCGAACCCTAGCGCCTGACTTCAACCTCCATCTCAAGTTCTCCGACCACGCATTTTACAGACTTGCCCCGTTAGCAATGGCACCAAATCAAGCCCAATCTCTCAACAAGCTCTTCTTCGACCGCTCCGCAACCTACAAAATCGCCTCTCTACTCAAATCCTACAGCCCCAACTCTCACTTTTACGTCTCGCGCGAGACGTTCCCGCTTGGAAACAGCTTCATCCCACCGTACATGTATGGCGAGCAGCTCCCTGTCGATGAAATCATGTACGACAGCGACGACTTTTGGCGATTCAATGGCATCAGCTATCGCATCATGGACGACGAAAACCTCCGAaaggagatggaggaggagaagaagctACGGCCTTGCAAGACGTGTAAGAGGAGGGGGTTCAGTTTGGATAGGTGTCGCAGCTTGGGGGATGGGAGTCCATGTGAGCCTTGTCGGTATGGGAGTGTGCTGAGTTGTGAGTGGGATGAGGTTGAGGATGTGGTGAGCATTGCAGACTTGACAGTGCCGGTAGACTAG